One window of Calditrichota bacterium genomic DNA carries:
- the thiL gene encoding thiamine-phosphate kinase, which yields MRIAEIGEFGLIARLKAVCGTPPADVVVGIDDDAAAFRHTSDELLVVTTDALVEGVHFRWEYFTPYQLGWRSMAANMSDIAAMAAEPRYAVVAVALPAAISVEEVEELYQGMVDLAARSGASVIGGDTTRSPGGLFLSITVCGSVPAHLLARRDGARAGDGLYVTGYLGQAHAGLLALSSAGQLPKQRFPSAVGRHLQPLPRVQEALFLRDRVHLTSMIDVSDGLASEVHHLCRLGGVGAVLDEAAIPLSQEAREIAASLGQEARDYALSGGEDFELLFTAADTEVQAVKRSFEAEFGLLLTRVGEIVPAEQGVLHRQKDGQLRPLTMSGWNHFGKPGDQTAQEGGDARS from the coding sequence ATGCGCATCGCGGAGATAGGAGAGTTCGGCCTTATCGCTCGCTTGAAAGCCGTGTGTGGCACCCCCCCGGCCGATGTGGTCGTGGGCATCGATGACGACGCAGCGGCTTTTCGTCACACAAGCGACGAATTGCTGGTGGTGACCACCGACGCCCTGGTGGAAGGCGTCCATTTCCGCTGGGAGTATTTCACACCCTACCAGCTCGGCTGGCGGAGCATGGCCGCTAACATGAGCGACATCGCCGCTATGGCAGCAGAGCCGCGCTATGCCGTGGTCGCCGTGGCGTTGCCCGCCGCCATCAGCGTGGAGGAGGTCGAAGAGCTCTACCAGGGGATGGTCGATCTGGCGGCCCGCAGTGGTGCCAGCGTCATTGGCGGTGACACAACCCGCTCCCCTGGAGGGCTGTTCTTGAGCATCACCGTGTGCGGCAGCGTTCCGGCCCACTTGCTCGCCCGCAGGGATGGCGCACGCGCCGGGGATGGCCTCTACGTGACCGGCTACCTTGGGCAGGCCCACGCTGGTCTCCTCGCCCTGAGTTCGGCCGGGCAGCTCCCTAAGCAGCGGTTCCCCTCAGCAGTGGGCCGCCATCTGCAGCCGCTCCCGCGCGTGCAAGAGGCCCTCTTCCTGCGCGACAGGGTCCACTTGACCAGCATGATTGACGTGAGCGATGGCCTCGCCTCGGAGGTGCATCACCTCTGTCGGCTCGGTGGGGTAGGCGCGGTGCTGGACGAGGCGGCGATTCCCTTGTCTCAGGAGGCACGCGAGATAGCGGCCTCCTTGGGCCAGGAGGCGCGCGACTACGCCCTGAGCGGGGGCGAGGACTTTGAGCTGCTCTTCACTGCCGCCGACACTGAGGTGCAGGCGGTGAAGCGCTCCTTCGAAGCGGAGTTTGGCCTGTTGCTCACCAGAGTCGGCGAGATAGTGCCTGCCGAGCAGGGAGTGCTCCATCGCCAGAAGGATGGGCAGCTCCGGCCGCTCACAATGTCAGGCTGGAATCACTTCGGCAAGCCTGGGGACCAGACGGCGCAGGAGGGCGGGGATGCGCGTTCCTGA